From a single Endozoicomonas euniceicola genomic region:
- a CDS encoding serine protease family protein translates to MSNIQTIRAVLFTSLLFPVFCSMAETSTKAIKAGVSNWLASLETIDFNTNPISCHAVIIHKNWALTTNDCVPKKQHRKETIVGRYYQESLEPWEKIVLRFSTESEKKGDQVTVSEVWRPSTYHTSYPILLKLESTLNPPFPTLSFKKHSWFDELGDRLPLWTVYYLERLKHENAVKLPEINLHFHPVRVMDQSNCHPFVRALDWKICSIPEGSGQVLSREFQRGAVLLDKNSMVVGLGYAPDQWNTTETMNYFIPLGLTPFENFIKETTGIENQPDIKLIKGVSEL, encoded by the coding sequence GTGTCCAACATTCAAACAATAAGAGCAGTACTGTTTACGTCCCTTTTGTTCCCGGTATTCTGCTCAATGGCGGAGACCAGCACGAAGGCTATAAAAGCAGGTGTATCCAACTGGCTGGCTTCTCTGGAAACCATTGACTTTAATACAAATCCAATAAGCTGCCACGCTGTTATTATTCATAAAAACTGGGCTTTGACTACCAATGACTGTGTACCGAAAAAACAGCACCGGAAAGAAACGATTGTGGGACGGTATTATCAGGAATCACTTGAACCTTGGGAGAAAATAGTGCTTCGCTTCTCAACTGAATCGGAGAAAAAGGGTGATCAGGTTACAGTCTCAGAGGTATGGCGTCCGAGTACATACCATACTTCTTACCCTATTCTGTTAAAACTGGAATCAACACTTAATCCTCCCTTTCCCACTTTGTCTTTTAAAAAACACTCATGGTTTGATGAACTGGGAGATCGCCTCCCTTTGTGGACGGTGTATTATTTGGAGAGGCTGAAACACGAGAATGCTGTAAAACTTCCTGAAATCAATTTACATTTTCATCCTGTCAGAGTGATGGATCAGTCAAACTGCCATCCCTTTGTCAGAGCGTTGGACTGGAAAATATGCTCAATTCCTGAAGGTTCCGGACAGGTATTAAGCCGTGAATTTCAGAGAGGGGCAGTTTTGCTGGATAAGAACTCTATGGTAGTAGGATTAGGCTACGCACCGGACCAGTGGAATACGACAGAGACAATGAATTATTTTATTCCTCTGGGTCTAACGCCATTCGAAAATTTTATAAAAGAAACTACAGGCATAGAGAATCAGCCTGATATTAAATTAATAAAAGGCGTTTCTGAGCTATAG